In a single window of the Mangifera indica cultivar Alphonso unplaced genomic scaffold, CATAS_Mindica_2.1 Un_0032, whole genome shotgun sequence genome:
- the LOC123206321 gene encoding putative disease resistance protein RGA3 has product MWRFFFQDIEELGNDDYSFKIHDLMHDVATSLFQNECLTVKGSNQIASKTSYRHLFFHGVDGEVATLNFIRSLSNVRSVLFSSLIGEDITINQSFLKLLISRFQFLRMLRLYNLSIEVVPKGIGNLMHLRYLELASNPIKKLPSSIYKQQNLQYLSLYECEQLEGLPREVKYLISLRLLDLTTTQRHLPSNGIGCLNSLRRLIIYGCSNLEYLCEDIGRLSALRRLIIFECPNLISLPRGVRNLSSLEDLRILDCERLNLDLSTGSDNHDELDSTGPSLRFLYIFNLPQLVKLPQWLLQCSTDTLGEVIISNCPELSSLPDDMNRLTSLRELKIGLCPKLRERCKPETGEDWSKIAHIPKIELDREIIKSTEN; this is encoded by the coding sequence atgtGGAGATTTTTCTTTCAAGATATTGAAGAGCTTGGTAATGATGATTATAGCTTTAAAATACATGATCTGATGCATGATGTTGCCACATCATTGTTCCAAAATGAGTGCTTAACAGTGAAAGGGAGTAACCAAATTGCTTCCAAAACTTCTTATCgacatttattttttcatggtgTTGATGGTGAAGTAGCTACTCTGAACTTTATACGTAGCTTGAGTAACGTGAGAagtgttttgttttcttcattgatTGGAGAAGATATCACTATTAACCAATCTTTTTTGAAATTACTTATTTCAAGATTTCAATTCTTGCGGATGTTACGTTTATATAATCTAAGTATAGAAGTAGTGCCTAAAGGAATTGGTAATCTTATGCATTTGAGATATTTGGAACTAGCATCAAACCCGATTAAAAAACTCCCAAGTTCCATTTACAAGCAACAAAATTTGCAATATCTTTCACTGTATGAATGTGAGCAATTAGAAGGGTTACCAAGAGAAGTAAAGTACTTAATTAGTCTTAGATTGTTGGACTTAACAACAACGCAAAGGCATCTACCAAGCAATGGAATTGGCTGCTTGAATTCTCTTCGACGTTTGATCATTTACGGGTGCAgcaatttagaatatttgtgtGAAGATATTGGTCGTCTGAGCGCCCTTCGAAGactaataatttttgaatgtccaaatttaatctcattacCACGTGGTGTAAGAAACTTAAGCTCATTAGAAGACCTTCGTATCCTGGATTGTGAAAGGCTTAATCTTGATTTGAGCACAGGATCAGACAATCATGATGAACTCGATAGCACAGGGCCTTCCCTTCGAttcctttatatttttaatttaccaCAACTGGTAAAATTGCCGCAATGGCTACTTCAGTGTTCGACAGACACTTTGGGAGAAGTAATAATTTCTAACTGTCcagaattgtcatctctaccaGATGATATGAATCGTCTCACCTCTTTGAGAGAACTCAAGATTGGTCTTTGTCCTAAACTGAGGGAAAGATGCAAACCAGAAACAGGTGAAGATTGGTCCAAGATTGCTCATATCCCCAAGATTGAACTTGACAGAGAAATTATCAAGTCAACCGAAAATTAG
- the LOC123206313 gene encoding putative disease resistance protein RGA3 has product MAEIIVSVAGKVLNKLTTLASDEVSLASGVKNDVKQLVGSLNTIKVVLLDAEEKKNHNLKLRVWLEKLKEVCYDAEDVLDEVEVENLRKQVVNCQSITKKVCHFCSSSNPVVFRFTLGHKIKEINKRLAKITVDKNDFNLTEKIDSNHVIDWDRETHSFIRDSNVIGRDKDKEMIIESLLQLSYAHENVSVISIVGIGGLGKTTLAKWVYDDKFVSDHFSLRMWVCVSDEFSLKKLLIDIINSATGQKYNQMSLDQLQSELRDIISHERYLLVLDDVWNEVHGLWLELKCLLNECVSGSKILVTTRSERVASIMDTISTHKLEGLALDQCLSIFVKCAFKEGQEKQHPKLIEIGKEIVKKCGGVPLVVKALGSLLHSSTSEQEWINVRDNEVWKLDQKENMILPTLK; this is encoded by the coding sequence ATGGCAGAAATAATTGTCTCTGTTGCTGGGAAAGTGTTAAATAAGCTGACCACCCTTGCTTCTGATGAAGTGTCTTTGGCATCTGGTGTCAAGAATGATGTAAAACAGCTTGTTGGCAGTTTAAATACTATCAAGGTTGTTCTCTTAGATGCTGAGGAGAAAAAGAATCATAACCTGAAGCTGAGAGTTTGGCTGGAAAAGCTTAAGGAGGTTTGCTATGATGCAGAAGATGTTTTAGATGAAGTTGAGGTGGAAAATCTGCGTAAGCAAGTGGTGAATTGTCAGAGCATTACAAAAAAGGTATGCCACTTTTGTTCATCATCAAATCCAGTTGTTTTCCGTTTTACGTTGGGGCATAAAATTAAAGAGATCAACAAGAGGTTAGCAAAAATAACAGTTGATAAGAATGATTTTAATCTCACTGAAAAAATCGATAGCAATCATGTTATAGATTGGGATAGGGAAACTCACTCTTTTATTCGTGATTCTAATGTTATTggtagagataaagataaagagatgaTTATTGAAAGCTTATTGCAACTAAGTTATGCTCATGAAAATGTTTCTGTCATCTCTATTGTTGGGATAGGAGGTTTAGGAAAAACCACACTTGCAAAATGGGTGTATGACGATAAATTTGTGAGTGACCATTTCAGTTTGAGAATGTGGGTTTGTGTGTCAGatgaattttctttaaaaaaacttttaattgaCATCATCAATTCTGCAACGggacaaaaatataatcaaatgagTTTAGACCAATTGCAAAGTGAACTACGTGATATTATAAGTCATGAAAGATATTTGTTAGTTTTGGATGATGTGTGGAATGAAGTTCATGGGTTGTGGTTGGAATTAAAATGTTTACTAAATGAATGTGTTAGTGgaagtaaaattttagtaaCCACACGTAGTGAACGTGTTGCCTCAATTATGGATACTATATCTACACATAAGTTAGAAGGTCTTGCTCTTGATCAATGTTTgtcaatatttgttaaatgtgcATTTAAAGAAGGGCAAGAAAAACAACATCCCAAACTTATAGAGattggaaaagaaattgtaaaaaaatgtgGAGGTGTTCCATTGGTAGTCAAAGCATTAGGAAGTCTTCTCCATTCCTCAACTTCTGAACAAGAGTGGATAAATGTGAGAGATAATGAGGTATGGAAGTTGGATCAAAAGGAGAATATGATTTTACCTACTctaaaataa
- the LOC123206322 gene encoding uncharacterized protein LOC123206322, which produces MDLDLAIREEEPLALTESSTPQQIAYYEQWKKSNRLSMMLMKAHVSKSIRGLVPECKKAKDLMKAIEEQFVTSNKALASTLMKKLSGMKFDNSKGVRQHGMRMRDIATKLKSLNIDALDPFLVHFALNSLLMEYSPFKISYNTHKENWSVNKLLTMCVQEEERLKHEKLDMKQENANLVTRGNRNKKNMELLM; this is translated from the coding sequence ATGGATCTTGACTTGGCCATCCGTGAGGAAGAGCCTCTTGCTCTCACAGAATCAAGCACGCCGCAACAAATTGCTTATTATGAACAATGGAAAAAATCCAATCGCTTAAGCATGATGCTCATGAAGGCTCATGTGAGCAAAAGCATTAGGGGATTAGTCCCTGAATGTAAGAAGGCCAAGGATCTAATGAAAGCAATTGAAGAACAATTTGTAACTTCTAATAAGGCATTAGCAAGCACCCTTATGAAGAAGCTTTCAGGAATGAAATTTGACAATTCTAAGGGAGTGCGTCAGCATGGTATGAGGATGAGAGATATTGCTACCAAACTCAAATCTTTGAACATTGATGCTTTAGACCCTTTTCTTGTACACTTTGCCCTTAACTCTTTGCTTATGGAGTATAGCCCCTTCAAGATTTCCTACAATACACATAAGGAAAATTGGTCAGTCAATAAACTTTTGACCATGTGTGTACAAGAGGAAGAAAGATTGAAACATGAAAAACTTGATATGAAACAAGAAAACGCTAATCTTGTGACTCGTGGAAAtaggaataagaaaaatatggaACTACTCATGTGA